Sequence from the Flavobacterium sp. TR2 genome:
AAAGTATTAATGCCAGATAGTAATGAAAGAAATCGTACACAAAAAATTAAATCAATTACAGGCAACTGCAATCTGCGGAAACGATATTAGTTCTTCTTGCCTATATGTTTCTGCTTTAACCATTTTGTACGCGGGACAATACGCATGGATTTCCCTTCTTATTGTTGCTGTTGTATTATTTCTTTTCAGAAAAATTTATGCCGAAGTTGTTGGAGCAATTCCTTTAAATGGAGGCGCTTACAACGTTTTATTGAATACTTCGACAAAACGGCTAGCTTCTATAGCAGCAACACTAACCGTTTTATCCTATATGGCGACTGCTGTCATTTCGGCTTCTGAAGGAATGCATTATCTGCACGGAATTTTTGAAAGTCTAAATGTCACCATTGCAACGGTTGTTGTTTTAGTGCTCTTTACAGGATTGGCTATTTTAGGAATCGGAGAATCTGCATTTGTTGCTGTCATCATTTTCATGACACATATTGCGACTTTGACATTGCTGGTTTTGGCATCGGCTTGGTTTGTTTTAACGCATGGTTTAGATACTTTTCACATTAACTGGCAGACACCAATTGCTTCGGGAAGCATTAAAACTGCACTTTTCCTTGGTTTTTCTGCGGCAATGTTAGGAATTTCAGGTTTCGAAAGTTCAGCCAATTTTGTGGAAGAACAAGAACACGGCATTTTCCCTAAAACTCTTCGCAATATGTGGGCAATCGTGAGTTTCTTCAATCCAGTAATTGCTATATTATTGATTAGCGTAATTCCGTTGACAGAAGTTGGAGAAAACAAAGAATCGCTTCTCGCACACTTAGGCGATACGACTGGTGGAGCTTGGCTTGCGTGGCTTATTTCTATAGACGCCGTTATGGTACTTTGCGGAGCGGTTTTGACTTCATTTGTTGGAGTTTCAGGGCTTCTAAACCGAATGACATTAGATAGAATTCTACCCAATTACTTCCTAAAGCAAAACAAAAGAGGTTCTCATTACCGAATCGTTATAAGCTTTTTGATTCTTTGCTTATCCGTTCTTTTTGCTACAAACGGACATTTAGAATCTCTAGCAGGAGTTTATACCTTTTCTTTTTTGGCTGTTATGGCACTTTTCGGGATTGGAAATTTACTTTTAAAATACAAACGCAAAAAGCTTCCTAGACCCGAACGCGCCCGAGGTATTGCTGTTGTGACAGCCGTATTTTTTGTTATTGCAGCATTTGTTGGAAATATGTATCTGAATATCAATTCTTTTTATACATTTCTCCAATATATGATTCCTGCATTAATCTTTATTGGAATCATGCTCAATCGTGTTACTTTGATACGTTTATTGATCGAAGCTCTAGAATATTTTTATCAGCCATTGCGTAAAATGGTTATTCTCAGCAATCGTTACTTAGAAAGTTTAAGCTCCAAAATCAATTCTCAAGAATTTGTTTTCTTTACAAAAGGCGACGATATTACCATTTTGAACAAAGTATTGCAGTACGTTGAAGACAACGAAACTACTAAGAAACTGAAAATTGTTTATGTCAAAAAAGACCCGGTGGACAATGAAGCGCTCAAAAAAGATTTAGAAGTCTTAGATCGCGCTTACGATGGTCTTGACATAGAATACATAGAAATAGAAGGCGAATTCGGTCCAGAAATTATTGATGAACTTTCTGAAAAATGGAAAATCCCGAAGAACTTCATGTTTATAGGCTCTCCAGGAAATAAATTTTCATATCGGATAGCCGATCTCGGCGGTGTAAGATTGATTATGTGATTTTTTTTGTAGAGGCGCACCCAAGTGCGTCTTTTGCAAAATATACTTTAAAAGTAATACACCTGACAGGTTTTTAAAACCTGTCAGGTGTATTATTGCTTTGCGATCTCAATAAGCGTAAATATTATCTAATAAAATTTAAAAAAAAACTTAGCGTTCTCTGCGTTAAAAAAAAGCCACAGATTAGAAAGACCCGAAAGGTATAATGCTGCTTTGCGACCTTAATAAGCGTAAAGATTATCTAGTAAAATTTAAAAAAAACTTAGCGTTCTCTGCGTTAAAAAAAGCCACAGATTAGAAAGACCCGAAAGGTATAATGCTGCTTTGCGACCTTAATAAGCGTAAAGATTATCTAGTAAAATTTTAAAAAAAACTTAGCGTTCTCTGCGTTAGAAAAAAATAGCCACAGATTATAAGAATTAAAAGATTTAAAAAAAAATAACTGATAATCCGTATAATATGTGGCTAAAAATCTTTAGCGAATTGAGGCTATCAATCTAAGATTTAAACCAGCTTTCTACCAATTCATCTTCAAATGAAGTAGCATCTTTATGAATAAATTCATTACGTTTTTTATCATAAGAATAATCCAAAGCCCAAGTTTTATGATTGGCCGCCATCTCTTTTATGCTTTTACATACAAAAGCAATTTCTTCATCAGTTGTCGTTGGATGAATTGACATTCTAATCCATCCCGGTTTTTTAATTAAATCGCCTATTGTGATTTCGTTAACCAATTTATTCGAAGTTTCCTGATCAACGTGCAATAAATAGTGTCCATAAGTTCCTGCACAGCTGCATCCTCCTCTAGTCTGGATTCCAAAACGGTCGTTTAAAATTTTAACCCCTAAATTAAAGTGAAGATCATCAATAAAAAAAGATATCACGCCAAGACGTTCTTTGTGCTGTCCAGCTAGGATTTTAATATTCGAAATTGGCTCTAATTGAGAGAAAACATAATCGACAATTTCATGCTCGCGCTGCATGATGTTTTCAATTCCCATTTCTTCTTTCAGCTCAATTGCCAATGCAGTTTTGATAACTTGAAGAAAACCAGGCGTTCCCCCATCTTCACGATCTTCAATATTATCAATATATTTATGTTCTCCCCACGGATTTGTCCAACTTACCGTTCCTCCGCCCGGACAATCAGGGATCATGTTATTGTATAATTTTTTGTTGAAAATTAAAACTCCAGAAGTTCCCGGACCGCCTAAGAATTTATGAGGAGACATAAAAACAGCGTCCAAATACGCTTCTGGATCCGCAGGATGCATATCAATTTCAACATAAGGTCCAGAACAGGCAAAATCAACAAAACAGACACCATTATATTGATGCATTAGTTTTGCGGCTTCGTGAAAAGGAGTTCTTAAACCTGTAACGTTTGAGCAAGCTGTAATAGAAGCAATTTTGATTGTTCTATCTTTATATTTTTCTAATAAAGCTTCAAGGTTTTCGAGATTAAAAAGGCCTTTTTCGCAAGAAGGAATAATCTCTACATCTGCAATAGTCTCTAACCAGGAAGTTTGGTTAGAATGATGCTCCATATGCGAAATAAAAACGATAGGTTTTTTCTCTGCAGGAACATTGGTGAAACTTTTTAGGTTTTCAGGAATTTTTAAACCTAAAATTCGCTGGAATTTATTGATAACTCCCGTCATTCCAGTTCCATCTGTAATTAAAACATCATCGCTGTTTGCATTGGCATGACGCTTAATAATATGTCTGGCATGATGATAGGCTTTTGTCATAGCAGTGCCAGATACTGTAGTTTCGGTATGTGTATTGGCAACAAATGGACCAAACTCATTTAGCAGTTTTTCTTCAATCGGACGATATAATCTTCCGCTGGCAGTCCAGTCGGTGTAAATTATTGATTTTCTGCCATACGGCGAAGTAAATTCTTGATTTATACCAACAATATTCTGTCTAAATTCCTGGAAATAAGTTTCCAGTGTCATGGTACTATTTTTGCTATTCATTAGTTGTGCCTTGTGTTTGACTGCAAATATATATAGTTTTTTTATAAAATTGCGAATTTATCAATAGTAAACTTCAAACGCTATATTACCATTTAGTATTTTTAGTTAAAACAACTTTTTTTTAATAAATTATCATAATATCCTATCGAATTAATAGGCATTAAATCTAAAGAAAGCATTATTTATGGGAAATTTATCAGTAGCTACCTTTGGTGGTGGATGTTTTTGGTGTATTGAAGCTGTAATTCAGCGTTTAAAAGGTGTAGAATCAATAAAATCAGGCTATTCAGACGGATTTATCAAAAATCCAGCGTATCGCGAAGTGTGTACAGGAAAAACAGGACACGCTGAAGTAATACAAGTGACTTTCAACCCTGACATAATTTCATACAATGACTTAATTTTCATATTCATGACAAGTCATGACCCGACAACTTTAAATCGTCAAGGCGGTGATAGCGGAACCCAGTATCGTTCTATAATTCTGTATCATGATGACACACAGAAAGAAATTGCTGAAAAAGTTTTTGATGAAGTACAGCCTGCTTATGCAGATCCAATTGTAACGCAGCTGAAACCTTTTGAAGTTTTTTACGAAGCCGAAGACTATCATCAAAATTATTATAATGAAAATCAGGAAGCAGGATATTGCCAAGTTGTAATCGATCCGAAAATTCAGAAACTTAAAAAAATGTATGCTGATAAGTTGATCAGCTAAATTTAGTTTTAGCTACAGATTAAAAAGATTCGAGGTTGAAATTATTAATCAATTAGCTTGTCACCCTGAGCGAAGTCGAAGAGAGTTCCAATTGGACTTGAGCTTCGACTTCGCTCAGCCTGACAAAGTTTAATCTTTGTAATCTATGGCAAAAAGAAAATCAACAAAATGAAAAATCTAAAAATAAATAATCGATTTACTGCCGAATTGCCAGCAGATTCAGATTTGACAAATGAAATTCGTCAGGTTAAAAACACGCTGTTCTCGTACGTAAATCCGACAAAACCCTCAAATCCGAAATTGATTCACGCTTCTGAGGAAGTTGCTGCATTGGTTGGAATTTCCAAGGAAGAAATACAATCAGAAGAATTTTTGAATGTTTTTTCCGGAAAAGAAATTCTTCCAGAAACTCAGCCGTATGCTATGTGCTACGCGGGACATCAGTTTGGAAATTGGGCAGGGCAATTGGGAGACGGCCGCGCAATCAATTTGGCAGAAGTTGAAAACAATAATCAATTTTATATACTACAGCTAAAAGGTGCTGGAAAAACTCCATACTCAAGAACTGCAGATGGTTTGGCTGTTTTGCGTTCTTCTATAAGAGAGTATTTATGCGCAGAGGCAATGCATTATCTAGGTGTACCCACTACCCGATCACTTTCGCTTGCTCTTTCTGGAGATCAGGTTTTAAGAGATATTTTGTATAACGGAAATCCTGCTTATGAAAAAGGTGCTGTGGTTTGCCGTGTGGCTCCTTCATTTATCCGTTTTGGAAGCTACGAAATGTTGACGGCCAGAAATGAGCTTAAAAACCTGAAACAATTTGTAGAATTTACAATTAAGCATTATTTTCCTGAAATTTCAGGAGAACCAAAAGAGCAGTACCTACAGTTCTTTCAGAAAGTTGCGGATACAACTCGTGAAATGATTTTGCATTGGCAGCGTGTCGGATTTGTTCATGGCGTAATGAATACCGATAATATGTCTATTCATGGAATTACGATAGATTACGGTCCGTATGGCTGGCTAGAAAACTACGATCCCGATTGGACTCCAAACACAACAGACAGTCAAAATAGAAGATATCGTTTCGGGAATCAGCCTCATGTGGCCCAATGGAATTTGTTCCAATTGGCAAATGCGCTTTATCCTTTAATCAATGAAGCTGCACCTTTAGAAAAAGTCTTAGATTCATTTATAATTGATTTCGACAATGATTATAAAATAGTGTTTTTAAGTAAATTAGGAATATTTACTTCAAGTGAAACTGACAATAAAATCATTAAAGGTTTAGAAGAAATTTTGCAGCTCTCAGAAACTGATATGACCATATTTTTTAGAAGTCTGAGCAAAATTAAAAAAGATGACTCTGTAGAACAAGCATTCGAAAAAATAGAATATGCATTCTACATTCCAGAAGAAATCAAAGAAAATATTCTGGATGCTTGGCAAAAATGGTTGAGTGTTTATTTGAAAAGATTAAATGCCGAATCGCTTTCTGATGAAGAACGCTCAGAAAAAATGAATCAAATTAATCCAAAATATGTATTGCGAAATTATATGGCACAATTAGCCATTGATGCAGCAGATAAAGAAGATTACTCTTTGGTAGACGAATTATTTCAGCTTTTAAAAAATCCGTATGACGAACAGCCAGAATCTGAAAAATGGTTTGCAAAACGTCCAGATTGGGCAAGAACAAAGGTTGGCTGTTCTATGCTTTCTTGCAGTTCTTAACTAATTAAAAGGTTCTCGACTCTGCTCTATTTATAGTTTTATCACATTGAGCAGAGTCGAAATGCTTTTTAGCGCCTAAAACAGTATTCGAAAAACTCTTATTTCGAACTTAAATAATCTACAATCATACTAGCATGAATTCTAGAGTTTTCAATAAACCATTTATGCGTCTGCATTCCTCCACACACAACACCTGCGAGAAATAAACCTTCCACATTGGTTTCCATTGTCTCAGGATTATAAACTGGAATTTTTAATTCATCATCAGAAAGCTGAATTCCGATTTTTTCTAGAAAATTCAAATCTGGTTTGTAGCCTGTTAATGCAAGCACAAAATCATTTTCTATTGTAATCTTTCCGTTTGGCGTTAGAATTTCTACTTCATCCTCGCGAATTTCGGTTATATTAGATTCAAAATACGCCTTAATGCTTCCTTCAGCAATACGGTTTTCAATATCAGGCTTTACCCAATATTTGACACGATTATTAATTTCGTTTTTACGGATTACCATTGTAACCTCTGCTCCTTTTCTCCAGCATTCCAAAGCCGCATCTACCGAAGAGTTGTTTGCTCCCACAACCAAAACTTTCCTAAAAGCATATTCGTGCGCTTCTTTGTAGTAATGGCGCACTTTTGAAAGATGTTCCCCAAAAACGTTCATTTCTATCGGAATGTCATAAAAGCCTGTTGCCATTATAACATTCTTTGATTCATACTTATGTTTATCGGTTGTGATCTTAAAAATATCTTGGTTCTTCAGTATATCAGTTACTTTTTCAAATAAATTAATATTGAATTTAAAATAACGATGAATATTTCGATAGTATTCTAGCGCTTCCTGCCTTCCAGGTTTGGGTGCCAAGCAGTTAAACGGAATTCCGCCAATTTCTAATCTTTCTGCGGTTGAGAAAAAGGTCATGTAAAGAGGATAATTAAAAATGCTGTTAACGATCGCTCCTTTTTCAATAATGAGATATTTTAATTTTTTCTTTTCAGCTTCTATTGCGCAGGCAAGTCCAATTGGTCCGCCACCCACAATAACAAGGTCGTATATTGATTCTGTCATTTTATTTTTGCCAGTCTTTATAAGGATTTTTGCTTAAATAAGCATTGTAATATCTTTCGTCGTTTGTTACTTCTTCTCCAAGCCATTCTGGTTTTTCAAAAACTTCATCTTCCGAATTTAACTCTATTTCAGCCATTACCAAGCCCTCATTTTCGCCATAAAATTCGTCAACCTCAAATACGTGCTCTCCATATTTTATTTCGTAGCGAGTTTTTTCAATTTTACCTTTTTCGCATAATTTTAATAGTTCCTGAGCTTCATCAAGCGGAATTTCATTCTCCCATTCAAAACGCGACATACCGCCGCTATGGCTTATTCCTTTTATCGTAATAAAGCCTTTGTGTCCTTTAATCCTAACCCTCACTGTGCGCTCAGGAGCAGAACTCAAGTAGCCTTGAGCAATCTTATTTTGAGCAAAGGCTTGCTTTTTGAAGCTGTCAGATTTTACAAGAAATTTTCTTTCTATTTCAACCATTTTAAATGTAGATTATTTTTTATGCAAGTTACTCATTTTAATCAAGCCTTTGAGCTTATAAAAAATGAAAAATAAGTTAATTTATTTTGTCTCAGTACAAATACGCAACATGAAAATAACTGATAATTAACACGTTAAGAATATTATTTTAAGTAAATTTGATAGAATCTTAATCCGTCACCTATGTCTAAAAAAGCACTTTATCTATTAGGCATTGCAATTACTATTGTTTTGGGTACATTTTTATATCTGAAATTTTGTTGCAACTGCTGCGAAAAAGCAATAACGGATGATACTCCTAAAACAGTTTCAGATACTGTCCAAGAGCCCAATTTTGTTCCGTTTGTATTAAATGGTTCGGGAATTGAATATCATACAAATGATAATCTCAAGTTCCTAAAAAACAGCGCGAAATTAATAATGCCTGTAAGTGATTCTGTAATAACTGGTATCGAAAAGTTACAAATGTTTTTGAAATCAAATCCGAAACAAAAAATAACCATAACCGGTTATGCCACTTCTGACGAAACAAATTCCACCACTTTTGAAAACCTTGGCCTTGCGAGGGCAAATGATGTAAGGAATTATTTTGTTTCAAAAGGACTTTCTGAAAATCAATTTAATACGAAAGGAGAAATTCTAGACAAATGGAAAATGAATGCAGACACACTTCTTGGACCTGCTAATTATTCGTTTGAAATTATTGACTCAACAGCTGTCACAAATAATGAATGGAGTGCATTAAAAGATAAAATAAATGCACAGCCATTGATTCTACATTTCAATACAAACCGATCTAGTCAGACCTTAAGCGATGCTGAGAAACAAAAAGTGGCCGATATTGCAAAATACACAGAAAATGTTAAGGATGCTGTTATTCTAGTAGTAGGACATTCTGACAATATTGGAAACCGCAGCTCGAATATTGCTTTAGCCCAAAAAAGAGCTGACTTTTCTAAAGATTATCTTTCTAAAAACGGAATTGATTCTGAGCGAATTGAAACGCAGTCGAAAGGTCCTGACGAGCCAATTGGTGACAATGGCACTGCAGAAGGAAAGGCAGAAAACAGAAGGACAGTAATTACCATTAAATAACAATCAAAATATACGATCATGAATATACCTTGTATCTTAATACCTGTGCTAGTGGGATTAATCTGCGGAATTTTAGGTTACTTACTAGGAAAAATGAATTCGAAAAATGATGATTCGCTTGCTGCGTCACTTCAAGCAGATTTGGACGCGTGCAAGGCCAATACAAAAAACTTGAATGCAAGAATTTCTACTCTTGAAGCAGATCTGGCTGCAAAAGCTAAATCTTCAGTCCAGTCATTTGCGGCAGCTGCTCCCATAACAATTCCTTTTGATGCGGCCTTAGCGGCAAATGTGTTGGGCAAAAAAATAAAAGAGAATGACTTAAAAATAGTTGAAGGAATCGGCCCTAAAATCGAAGCT
This genomic interval carries:
- a CDS encoding YpdA family putative bacillithiol disulfide reductase produces the protein MTESIYDLVIVGGGPIGLACAIEAEKKKLKYLIIEKGAIVNSIFNYPLYMTFFSTAERLEIGGIPFNCLAPKPGRQEALEYYRNIHRYFKFNINLFEKVTDILKNQDIFKITTDKHKYESKNVIMATGFYDIPIEMNVFGEHLSKVRHYYKEAHEYAFRKVLVVGANNSSVDAALECWRKGAEVTMVIRKNEINNRVKYWVKPDIENRIAEGSIKAYFESNITEIREDEVEILTPNGKITIENDFVLALTGYKPDLNFLEKIGIQLSDDELKIPVYNPETMETNVEGLFLAGVVCGGMQTHKWFIENSRIHASMIVDYLSSK
- a CDS encoding aminotransferase class V-fold PLP-dependent enzyme, which gives rise to MNSKNSTMTLETYFQEFRQNIVGINQEFTSPYGRKSIIYTDWTASGRLYRPIEEKLLNEFGPFVANTHTETTVSGTAMTKAYHHARHIIKRHANANSDDVLITDGTGMTGVINKFQRILGLKIPENLKSFTNVPAEKKPIVFISHMEHHSNQTSWLETIADVEIIPSCEKGLFNLENLEALLEKYKDRTIKIASITACSNVTGLRTPFHEAAKLMHQYNGVCFVDFACSGPYVEIDMHPADPEAYLDAVFMSPHKFLGGPGTSGVLIFNKKLYNNMIPDCPGGGTVSWTNPWGEHKYIDNIEDREDGGTPGFLQVIKTALAIELKEEMGIENIMQREHEIVDYVFSQLEPISNIKILAGQHKERLGVISFFIDDLHFNLGVKILNDRFGIQTRGGCSCAGTYGHYLLHVDQETSNKLVNEITIGDLIKKPGWIRMSIHPTTTDEEIAFVCKSIKEMAANHKTWALDYSYDKKRNEFIHKDATSFEDELVESWFKS
- the msrA gene encoding peptide-methionine (S)-S-oxide reductase MsrA; this encodes MGNLSVATFGGGCFWCIEAVIQRLKGVESIKSGYSDGFIKNPAYREVCTGKTGHAEVIQVTFNPDIISYNDLIFIFMTSHDPTTLNRQGGDSGTQYRSIILYHDDTQKEIAEKVFDEVQPAYADPIVTQLKPFEVFYEAEDYHQNYYNENQEAGYCQVVIDPKIQKLKKMYADKLIS
- a CDS encoding APC family permease; this encodes MKEIVHKKLNQLQATAICGNDISSSCLYVSALTILYAGQYAWISLLIVAVVLFLFRKIYAEVVGAIPLNGGAYNVLLNTSTKRLASIAATLTVLSYMATAVISASEGMHYLHGIFESLNVTIATVVVLVLFTGLAILGIGESAFVAVIIFMTHIATLTLLVLASAWFVLTHGLDTFHINWQTPIASGSIKTALFLGFSAAMLGISGFESSANFVEEQEHGIFPKTLRNMWAIVSFFNPVIAILLISVIPLTEVGENKESLLAHLGDTTGGAWLAWLISIDAVMVLCGAVLTSFVGVSGLLNRMTLDRILPNYFLKQNKRGSHYRIVISFLILCLSVLFATNGHLESLAGVYTFSFLAVMALFGIGNLLLKYKRKKLPRPERARGIAVVTAVFFVIAAFVGNMYLNINSFYTFLQYMIPALIFIGIMLNRVTLIRLLIEALEYFYQPLRKMVILSNRYLESLSSKINSQEFVFFTKGDDITILNKVLQYVEDNETTKKLKIVYVKKDPVDNEALKKDLEVLDRAYDGLDIEYIEIEGEFGPEIIDELSEKWKIPKNFMFIGSPGNKFSYRIADLGGVRLIM
- a CDS encoding CYTH domain-containing protein, encoding MVEIERKFLVKSDSFKKQAFAQNKIAQGYLSSAPERTVRVRIKGHKGFITIKGISHSGGMSRFEWENEIPLDEAQELLKLCEKGKIEKTRYEIKYGEHVFEVDEFYGENEGLVMAEIELNSEDEVFEKPEWLGEEVTNDERYYNAYLSKNPYKDWQK
- a CDS encoding protein adenylyltransferase SelO, encoding MKNLKINNRFTAELPADSDLTNEIRQVKNTLFSYVNPTKPSNPKLIHASEEVAALVGISKEEIQSEEFLNVFSGKEILPETQPYAMCYAGHQFGNWAGQLGDGRAINLAEVENNNQFYILQLKGAGKTPYSRTADGLAVLRSSIREYLCAEAMHYLGVPTTRSLSLALSGDQVLRDILYNGNPAYEKGAVVCRVAPSFIRFGSYEMLTARNELKNLKQFVEFTIKHYFPEISGEPKEQYLQFFQKVADTTREMILHWQRVGFVHGVMNTDNMSIHGITIDYGPYGWLENYDPDWTPNTTDSQNRRYRFGNQPHVAQWNLFQLANALYPLINEAAPLEKVLDSFIIDFDNDYKIVFLSKLGIFTSSETDNKIIKGLEEILQLSETDMTIFFRSLSKIKKDDSVEQAFEKIEYAFYIPEEIKENILDAWQKWLSVYLKRLNAESLSDEERSEKMNQINPKYVLRNYMAQLAIDAADKEDYSLVDELFQLLKNPYDEQPESEKWFAKRPDWARTKVGCSMLSCSS
- a CDS encoding OmpA family protein is translated as MSKKALYLLGIAITIVLGTFLYLKFCCNCCEKAITDDTPKTVSDTVQEPNFVPFVLNGSGIEYHTNDNLKFLKNSAKLIMPVSDSVITGIEKLQMFLKSNPKQKITITGYATSDETNSTTFENLGLARANDVRNYFVSKGLSENQFNTKGEILDKWKMNADTLLGPANYSFEIIDSTAVTNNEWSALKDKINAQPLILHFNTNRSSQTLSDAEKQKVADIAKYTENVKDAVILVVGHSDNIGNRSSNIALAQKRADFSKDYLSKNGIDSERIETQSKGPDEPIGDNGTAEGKAENRRTVITIK